In Mercenaria mercenaria strain notata chromosome 14, MADL_Memer_1, whole genome shotgun sequence, the following are encoded in one genomic region:
- the LOC123527094 gene encoding uncharacterized protein LOC123527094 isoform X2, whose translation MDTRNQENSDEGFDDVDGALFSRIPSKQHNIESLANHSLDSTGKDGVDGTLFSRVPSQKDGSTANKAHHRNQIYKPVGDENVTLECSIKPEDLSDTDDDERHPKPEEKESSRSSRGSSCYDDFSDAIQGSRVSLQLEEEPEIQPVASSTFYTQPPLIECDNDIDSTSEHNMQDNGVAFYLQDNETPNGAMLSNGFNQARQITKPKKAEGNNSYEMSHFECDENVAPQNELTLNSTDEKDSSVSPMLNNESKTIKSSNCWQLTKPLIFPVVSLVIYFSDIASDIRLAVSYRENGDINLFWITLSCILIPHVLMAIMDVSWVWLDRKQGHKNTCRLILGGLTLGRIIRTKSTVILDQYRLDVCSLLSM comes from the exons ATGGATACACGAAATCAGGAAAATTCAGATGAAGGGTTTGATGACGTAGACGGTGCTCTGTTTTCGCGAATTCCAAGTAAACAGCATAACATTGAATCCTTAGCAAATCATTCTTTAGACAGTACCGGAAAAGACGGTGTAGATGGGACATTATTTTCTAGAGTACCGAGTCAGAAAGATGGTTCCACAGCAAATAAGGCGCATCACCGGAATCAAATATATAAACCTGTTGGAGATGAAAACGTAACATTGGAATGTTCAATCAAACCAGAAGATTTAAGCGATACTGACGACGATGAACGCCATCCCAAACCCGAGGAGAAAGAAAGCTCACGTAGCTCGCGCGGCAGTTCCTGCTATGATGATTTTTCTGATGCTATACAGGGTTCCCGAGTTAGTTTGCAACTGGAAGAGGAGCCAGAAATCCAGCCCGTTGCATCCTCAACATTCTACACGCAGCCTCCATTGATTGAATGTGACAATGACATTGATTCAACATCGGAACATAATATGCAAGACAATGGTGTTGCGTTTTATTTGCAAGATAATGAAACCCCAAACGGCGCAATGCTTTCAAATGGTTTTAATCAAGCTAGACAAATTACGAAGCCTAAAAAAGCTGAAGGCAACAATTCATACGAAATGAGTCATTTTGAATGTGATGAAAATGTGGCACCTCAAAATGAATTGACTTTGAATAGTACTGATGAAAAAGATTCGTCTGTGTCACCAATGTTGAACAATGAAAGCAAAACAATTAAAAGTTCAAACTGTTGGCAGCTTACAAAACCTTTGATATTTCCTGTAGTATCATTGGTCATCTATTTTTCGGACATTGCGTCAGATATTCGCCTTGCAGTGAGCTACAGGGAAAACG GAGATATCAATCTGTTTTGGATCACACTGAGCTGTATTCTCATTCCACATGTTTTGATGGCCATTATGGATGTATCTTGGGTATGGCTGGACAGAAAGCAGGGACACAAAAACACGTGCAGATTGATTCTAGGAG